In the genome of Leptospiraceae bacterium, one region contains:
- the groL gene encoding chaperonin GroEL (60 kDa chaperone family; promotes refolding of misfolded polypeptides especially under stressful conditions; forms two stacked rings of heptamers to form a barrel-shaped 14mer; ends can be capped by GroES; misfolded proteins enter the barrel where they are refolded when GroES binds), giving the protein MPKQLEYHEEARRKLQIGVNKLANAVKATLGPRGRNVVIDKKFGAPTVTKDGVTVAKEIELSDPFENMGAQLVKEVATKTNDVAGDGTTTATVLAQAIVNEGLKNVTAGANPMHLKRGIEKAVDAVVQELKKRAKQVGNNKKEIAAVAAISANNDYAIGNLIADAMEKVGNDGVITVEEAKGIDTYMEVVEGMQFDRGYQSPYFVTDPENMIVSFEKPYILIHEKKISNMRELLPILEKVVQTGRPLLIIAEEVEGEALATLVVNNLRKTIKVCAVKAPGFGERRKAMLEDIAIMTGGQVISEDLGMKLENAELYQLGQAEKVVVDKENTTIIHGYGSEADIKGRINQIKKQIEETTSDYDREKLQERLAKLAGGVAVIYVGAATEVEMKEKKMRVEDALSATRAAVEEGIVPGGGITLLRAREVIKTLNLEGDEKTGAMIVYRALEEPLRQIANNAGIEGSVVVERAMHEKENIGFNAETLQWEDLTEAGILDPVKVVRSALQNAASIGAMILTTEVSITDLPEKEKEHSPGAGGMGMDY; this is encoded by the coding sequence ATGCCAAAACAATTAGAATATCACGAAGAAGCGCGTAGAAAATTGCAAATTGGAGTTAACAAACTTGCTAATGCTGTAAAAGCAACATTAGGTCCAAGAGGAAGAAATGTTGTGATAGACAAAAAGTTTGGTGCTCCAACAGTCACAAAAGATGGAGTCACCGTAGCAAAAGAAATTGAGCTTTCTGATCCTTTTGAAAACATGGGAGCTCAGTTAGTTAAAGAAGTTGCAACCAAAACAAATGATGTTGCTGGTGATGGAACCACAACGGCTACGGTGTTGGCTCAAGCAATTGTCAATGAAGGTTTGAAAAATGTAACTGCTGGAGCAAACCCCATGCATTTGAAAAGGGGTATCGAAAAAGCAGTGGATGCTGTAGTTCAAGAACTCAAGAAAAGAGCTAAACAAGTCGGAAACAATAAAAAAGAAATCGCTGCTGTTGCGGCAATCTCTGCTAACAACGATTACGCAATCGGAAATCTTATTGCTGATGCAATGGAAAAAGTAGGTAATGATGGTGTGATTACTGTTGAAGAAGCAAAAGGAATTGATACCTACATGGAAGTCGTAGAGGGAATGCAATTTGATAGGGGTTATCAATCTCCTTATTTTGTGACTGACCCAGAGAACATGATTGTTAGTTTCGAAAAACCATATATTCTCATACATGAGAAAAAAATTTCTAACATGAGAGAACTTCTACCTATTCTCGAGAAAGTTGTCCAAACTGGAAGACCGCTATTAATCATCGCAGAGGAAGTTGAAGGAGAAGCCTTAGCAACCCTTGTTGTAAACAACTTAAGAAAAACCATAAAGGTCTGTGCTGTAAAAGCTCCAGGCTTTGGTGAGAGAAGAAAAGCTATGTTGGAAGACATTGCCATCATGACAGGTGGACAAGTGATTTCTGAAGATCTAGGAATGAAACTCGAAAACGCAGAACTCTATCAGCTAGGACAAGCTGAAAAAGTCGTTGTTGATAAAGAAAACACCACCATCATTCATGGTTATGGTAGTGAAGCTGATATTAAAGGAAGAATCAATCAAATCAAAAAGCAAATAGAAGAAACCACAAGTGATTATGATCGAGAAAAATTGCAAGAAAGATTAGCAAAACTTGCTGGTGGTGTTGCAGTCATTTATGTTGGAGCTGCAACTGAAGTCGAAATGAAAGAAAAGAAAATGAGGGTTGAAGATGCTCTTTCAGCTACAAGAGCTGCTGTTGAAGAAGGAATTGTTCCAGGTGGTGGAATTACTCTATTGAGAGCCCGTGAAGTGATCAAAACTCTAAATCTCGAGGGTGATGAGAAAACGGGAGCTATGATCGTTTATCGTGCATTGGAAGAACCACTACGACAAATTGCTAACAACGCTGGAATTGAAGGTAGTGTTGTTGTTGAGAGAGCAATGCATGAAAAAGAAAACATTGGATTCAATGCAGAAACCCTACAGTGGGAAGACCTCACGGAAGCTGGAATTCTTGATCCCGTAAAAGTAGTGAGAAGTGCATTACAAAACGCTGCTTCCATTGGAGCAATGATCCTCACAACAGAAGTCAGCATTACCGATCTCCCTGAGAAAGAAAAAGAACACTCACCAGGTGCTGGTGGCATGGGAATGGATTACTAA
- the groES gene encoding co-chaperone GroES, with amino-acid sequence MNIKPLGDRVLIEPIGQQEEKIGSIIIPDTAKEKPQEGKVIAVGPGRQENGKTIPVQVKVGDRVLYGKYAGTEIKKDGKEYLIVRESDILAIIE; translated from the coding sequence ATGAACATAAAACCACTTGGTGATAGGGTTTTGATTGAACCCATAGGACAACAAGAAGAAAAAATTGGTAGTATCATTATTCCCGACACCGCGAAAGAAAAGCCACAAGAAGGTAAGGTAATCGCTGTAGGACCTGGTCGTCAAGAAAATGGGAAAACAATCCCCGTTCAGGTCAAGGTAGGTGATCGCGTTCTTTACGGCAAATATGCGGGAACAGAAATCAAAAAAGATGGGAAAGAATATTTGATTGTTCGCGAAAGCGATATTTTAGCCATCATAGAATAA
- the amrA gene encoding AmmeMemoRadiSam system protein A — MLTEEEKKILKSIARKSIEYGLIHHKPPKITLENLPKKLHEKKASFVTITLKNLPKEKNLRGCIGSIFPNEPLAMNVSYNAFSAAFKDHRFPPLTEKEFPYVDIKISVLSPLEKISCVSFDDLLSKIRPHVDGIYLKSPDGRATYLPDVWNKIEDKKEFIYHLYKKAELSQNYPFSKIEWFRYTTENF, encoded by the coding sequence ATGCTAACGGAAGAAGAAAAAAAAATACTAAAATCGATAGCAAGAAAATCAATTGAATATGGCTTGATACATCATAAGCCTCCTAAAATCACATTAGAGAATTTACCCAAAAAACTTCATGAAAAAAAAGCAAGTTTTGTAACAATCACCCTCAAAAACCTGCCAAAAGAAAAAAATCTACGAGGTTGTATTGGTAGTATCTTCCCGAATGAACCCTTAGCAATGAACGTTTCCTATAATGCTTTTAGTGCTGCTTTCAAAGACCATAGATTCCCCCCACTCACAGAAAAAGAATTCCCTTATGTAGATATAAAAATCTCAGTTTTAAGTCCATTGGAAAAAATTTCTTGTGTGAGTTTCGATGACTTACTTAGCAAGATACGACCTCACGTTGATGGAATTTACTTAAAATCACCTGATGGCAGAGCCACCTACTTACCAGACGTATGGAATAAGATAGAAGATAAAAAAGAATTTATTTACCACCTCTACAAAAAAGCGGAACTTTCACAGAATTACCCTTTCTCGAAAATAGAATGGTTTCGCTACACAACCGAAAATTTCTAA
- the amrB gene encoding AmmeMemoRadiSam system protein B, whose amino-acid sequence MNSLSIRPTAVAGMFYPSHPQKLSQLIKKFIDEAKIEIKQKPKAIISPHAGYVYSGPIAGYSYKILLPYKREYKTIILLGPSHFEYIPGIAYHSSDYFETPLGIIPIDKSAIQKIQDFSFVFENDKAHRREHSIEVQLPFLQYIFGNEIMIIPLAIGKVDPEDVVKVLQTLYTDQTLIVVSSDLSHYLDYSTAKAIDEKTALAIENQNPYDIHQEQACGRIGIQALLIFAKQKQWSTIRLDLRNSGDTAGDRKRVVGYGSWCFV is encoded by the coding sequence ATGAATTCTTTGAGTATTCGCCCTACTGCAGTTGCTGGAATGTTTTATCCTTCCCATCCTCAAAAATTATCACAGCTCATCAAAAAATTCATTGATGAGGCAAAGATTGAAATCAAACAGAAACCCAAAGCCATTATTTCCCCTCATGCTGGATACGTTTATTCAGGTCCAATTGCAGGTTATTCTTACAAAATCCTTCTGCCATATAAAAGAGAGTATAAAACTATCATTCTTTTAGGACCTAGCCATTTTGAGTATATTCCTGGCATTGCTTATCATTCTTCAGATTACTTTGAAACTCCTTTAGGGATTATCCCCATCGATAAGAGTGCTATCCAAAAAATCCAAGATTTTTCATTTGTCTTTGAAAATGATAAAGCCCACCGAAGAGAACATAGCATAGAAGTTCAATTACCATTCTTGCAATATATTTTTGGGAATGAAATCATGATTATTCCTCTGGCTATTGGGAAAGTTGACCCCGAAGATGTGGTGAAGGTTTTACAAACACTATACACCGACCAGACTTTGATTGTAGTGAGCTCTGATCTTAGTCATTATTTGGATTATTCTACTGCAAAAGCAATTGATGAAAAAACGGCACTTGCAATCGAAAATCAAAATCCCTATGATATCCACCAAGAGCAAGCTTGCGGAAGGATTGGAATTCAAGCATTGTTGATATTTGCAAAACAAAAGCAGTGGAGCACAATTCGGTTGGATTTGAGAAACTCAGGTGATACTGCGGGTGATAGAAAACGTGTGGTCGGATATGGCTCATGGTGCTTTGTTTAA
- the amrS gene encoding AmmeMemoRadiSam system radical SAM enzyme — MPKTHYIHPTKYWHAVENGKIQCDVCPRGCKLSEGQRGLCFVRGRENHQIVLYTYGRSSGYCIDPIEKKPLNHFLPGTPILSFGTAGCNLICQFCQNWSISKSREMDTLSDEASPELIAKVAKKYQCRSVAFTYNDPVVFMEYAIDVAKECHKLGIKTVAVTAGYMNPEPREEFYQHMDAANVDLKAFSESFYRKICGGHLQAVLDTLVYLKKHTKVWFEITTLLIPGENDSNEEIKKECEWILKNLGPDVPLHFTAFHPDFKMLHKPRTPHSTLLRARKIALEVGLHYVYVGNVYDEDAESTYCPNCQQKVIARDWFEIKEYHLTDNGRCKFCYYPIAGYFDGPVGNWGARRLPIRIKNVKV; from the coding sequence ATGCCAAAAACACATTATATTCATCCTACAAAATACTGGCATGCTGTTGAAAACGGAAAAATCCAGTGTGACGTATGCCCTCGTGGATGTAAATTGAGTGAAGGTCAAAGAGGGTTATGTTTTGTTCGTGGACGCGAAAATCATCAGATAGTGCTTTATACGTATGGGCGTTCAAGTGGTTATTGTATTGATCCCATTGAAAAAAAGCCATTGAATCACTTTCTTCCCGGAACTCCTATTCTTTCTTTTGGAACAGCAGGTTGTAATTTGATCTGCCAGTTTTGTCAAAACTGGAGCATAAGCAAATCCCGAGAAATGGATACTTTATCTGATGAAGCAAGTCCAGAATTGATTGCCAAAGTGGCTAAAAAATATCAGTGTCGTAGTGTTGCCTTCACGTATAATGATCCCGTTGTTTTTATGGAATATGCCATTGATGTGGCTAAAGAATGCCACAAGTTGGGGATAAAAACCGTCGCAGTAACGGCAGGTTACATGAATCCCGAACCAAGAGAAGAATTTTATCAACACATGGATGCGGCTAATGTGGATTTAAAGGCATTTTCAGAAAGCTTTTATCGAAAGATTTGCGGAGGGCATTTACAAGCAGTTCTGGATACTTTAGTCTATTTAAAAAAACATACAAAAGTCTGGTTTGAGATCACAACCCTATTAATACCTGGTGAAAACGACTCCAACGAAGAAATCAAAAAAGAATGCGAATGGATACTCAAAAATCTTGGACCTGACGTCCCCCTCCACTTTACGGCTTTTCATCCAGATTTCAAGATGCTTCATAAACCCAGAACTCCCCATTCAACACTACTACGAGCAAGAAAAATTGCGTTGGAAGTAGGATTACATTATGTCTATGTAGGAAATGTCTATGATGAAGATGCCGAAAGCACCTACTGCCCGAATTGCCAACAAAAAGTGATTGCGAGAGATTGGTTCGAGATCAAAGAATACCACTTAACCGATAACGGTCGTTGCAAATTCTGTTATTATCCCATTGCGGGTTATTTTGATGGTCCTGTGGGAAATTGGGGTGCCAGAAGACTCCCTATCCGCATCAAAAATGTGAAAGTGTGA